One genomic segment of Paenibacillus xylanexedens includes these proteins:
- a CDS encoding helix-turn-helix domain-containing protein: MYKLMIVDDELLMRVGIRSMLNWEEYNFYVVGEAGNGKEALSLALEVMPDLIITDIKMPIMDGLQLIQEASCVLKTCKYVILSNFDEFHYVKEALKLGASDYLIKSEITESSLIDLLSTVGQKLQSEHVHPTNTPSITQDYSKSLRYLKDSFFQDIVSGFISEEDIVTKAEELHFRIRSDQLVVMKFIVNYYEDAKRKYVEKGEKLLRFSILNIMEEIIPSKWEKEIFVESSSEYWVIVNVLPESKSVHADLNKLCNKLLSSIKDFMNLSLTAGVSRMTSGFLHIRKACQEAETALQQSFFTGSNQVLYYDDMVQSPDRHEVKGALSPQQERDLLKLWVSKDNKMAEEFLEGIRSNLEQLRADENSIRKQYIMVMETIHSHLSRATERGAPSLTEKSPYEIVLKGEYWEDIHEDMLAHIAYYFQTDSQIKQESTYTDLATELIDKYYAEDISLQSIASQISVNPSYLSRVFKQERGENFITYLTRVRIEHAKAYLLSRGMRVYEIAEKVGYHNYTYFSKIFKKSVGVTPEEYRELQQG, from the coding sequence ATGTATAAACTGATGATCGTAGATGATGAATTGCTCATGCGGGTTGGAATTCGTTCCATGCTGAATTGGGAAGAGTATAATTTCTATGTTGTTGGAGAGGCGGGAAATGGAAAAGAGGCCTTAAGCCTTGCGCTTGAAGTGATGCCTGATCTAATTATTACAGATATTAAGATGCCGATTATGGATGGGCTACAGCTTATACAAGAGGCCTCCTGCGTACTGAAAACCTGTAAGTATGTCATCCTGAGTAATTTTGACGAATTTCATTATGTGAAAGAGGCGCTAAAACTTGGCGCTTCAGATTACTTGATTAAAAGTGAGATCACCGAATCCTCCCTTATTGACCTCCTGAGTACTGTTGGACAGAAACTGCAAAGTGAACATGTTCACCCAACCAACACACCCTCTATAACACAGGACTATTCCAAGAGCCTAAGATATCTAAAGGATAGTTTCTTCCAAGATATTGTAAGCGGATTCATTAGTGAGGAGGATATCGTCACCAAAGCGGAAGAACTGCATTTTCGTATACGTTCGGACCAGTTGGTTGTCATGAAGTTCATCGTGAATTATTACGAGGATGCAAAGCGGAAATATGTAGAGAAGGGGGAAAAGCTGCTCCGATTTTCGATTCTTAATATTATGGAAGAGATCATTCCATCGAAGTGGGAGAAAGAGATTTTTGTTGAAAGTTCTTCTGAATATTGGGTGATCGTTAATGTACTTCCTGAAAGCAAATCTGTACACGCCGACTTGAACAAACTATGTAATAAATTGCTTTCTTCGATCAAGGATTTTATGAATCTATCGCTCACGGCTGGGGTAAGTAGAATGACTTCCGGTTTCCTTCACATCAGGAAGGCCTGCCAAGAGGCAGAAACGGCTCTACAACAGAGTTTCTTCACAGGAAGCAACCAGGTGTTGTATTACGATGATATGGTTCAATCCCCAGATCGACATGAAGTTAAGGGGGCTTTGAGCCCGCAACAAGAACGAGATTTGTTGAAGTTGTGGGTAAGCAAAGACAACAAAATGGCGGAAGAGTTCCTTGAAGGAATCCGATCCAATCTGGAACAGCTACGAGCGGATGAGAATAGCATTCGCAAGCAATATATCATGGTAATGGAAACGATACATTCCCATCTATCCCGAGCTACAGAAAGAGGTGCACCTTCTTTAACAGAAAAATCACCCTATGAAATCGTTCTAAAGGGAGAGTATTGGGAGGATATCCACGAAGATATGCTTGCTCATATTGCATATTACTTCCAAACCGATTCCCAAATCAAACAGGAAAGCACCTACACCGATCTCGCCACTGAATTGATCGACAAGTATTATGCGGAAGATATCTCACTGCAAAGTATCGCTAGCCAAATCAGTGTGAATCCGTCGTATCTCAGCCGCGTGTTCAAACAGGAACGAGGAGAGAACTTTATTACGTACTTGACCCGAGTTCGAATTGAACATGCCAAAGCGTATCTATTGAGCAGAGGAATGAGAGTGTATGAAATCGCAGAAAAGGTGGGCTACCATAATTACACGTACTTCAGTAAGATTTTCAAAAAATCGGTAGGTGTCACTCCTGAGGAATATCGAGAATTACAGCAGGGATGA
- a CDS encoding ABC transporter permease, with product MLRKWKQQSPYHLMLIPSLVLVFIFCYIPFYGLIIAFQKYNPGLGFNSPWVGWDNFTHIFNQPNFVRTIWNTLYMSVFKIIGGIIVPVIFALLLNEVLHSGIKRTFQTLVYIPNFLSWVIMAGIMLDILSSDGIINTFLGVFGIAPISFLGTPSIFPWTMIVSDIWKGFGFGTVVYLAALTSIDPGLYEAAVIDGAKRWKQTIYITLPLLMPTIVLMTVLSLGNVLNAGFDQIYNLYSPVVYQTGDIIDTYVYRLGIQQAQYSIGTAVGLFKSIISSVLVAVSYILAYRVAGYRIF from the coding sequence ATGTTGAGAAAATGGAAGCAGCAGAGTCCTTACCATCTCATGTTGATTCCAAGCCTGGTCTTGGTCTTCATCTTTTGTTACATCCCTTTCTACGGACTTATTATTGCATTTCAGAAGTATAATCCGGGCCTTGGCTTCAACTCGCCATGGGTAGGATGGGATAATTTTACCCACATATTTAATCAGCCGAACTTCGTAAGAACGATCTGGAATACATTGTACATGTCTGTCTTCAAGATTATCGGTGGTATAATCGTGCCCGTGATTTTTGCATTACTGCTTAACGAGGTACTGCACAGTGGAATCAAACGTACATTTCAAACACTTGTCTACATTCCAAACTTCCTCTCTTGGGTCATTATGGCCGGCATCATGCTGGATATCCTTAGCTCCGACGGCATTATCAATACGTTTTTAGGTGTATTTGGTATTGCACCGATCTCCTTTCTTGGTACACCCTCTATTTTTCCTTGGACGATGATTGTGAGTGACATATGGAAAGGTTTTGGGTTTGGTACGGTTGTTTATTTGGCAGCCCTGACCAGTATTGATCCGGGACTTTACGAAGCCGCGGTGATCGACGGAGCCAAACGCTGGAAGCAAACCATCTACATTACATTGCCTCTCCTCATGCCAACCATTGTTTTAATGACCGTGCTTTCACTTGGAAACGTACTCAATGCTGGCTTTGACCAAATCTATAATCTCTACTCCCCTGTTGTCTATCAGACTGGTGATATTATTGATACCTATGTCTACCGTCTGGGAATTCAGCAGGCACAGTATTCGATTGGTACCGCTGTCGGGTTATTTAAATCGATCATTTCCAGTGTTCTCGTTGCTGTATCGTACATCCTAGCTTACAGAGTGGCTGGCTATCGTATCTTCTAA
- a CDS encoding carbohydrate ABC transporter permease, giving the protein MIYDKSMSRRVFLIINYTILLLISLLCILPFINLLAVSFSSSAAVSAGSVTFWPVEFTTKAYEFALTGGSFFSSLWVAIQRTVIGTLVNLVLIVLTAYPLSKSKQKLMGRNIYMGFFIITMLFSGGLIPTYLVVVKMGLIDSIWSLILPGALPVFSMIILMNFIRGLPEEIEESAIIDGAGPVQVLLRILLPLLKPALATVGLFSIVAHWNSWFDGIIYMNNPDNYPLQSYLQTLLQSFEQIMLKSGSDYTQLLSMMNARTGRAAQMFLGAIPILLVYPFLQKYFTKGLVLGSVKG; this is encoded by the coding sequence ATGATCTATGATAAAAGTATGAGCAGACGTGTATTTCTTATCATAAACTACACCATACTGCTTCTAATCTCTCTCCTATGTATCCTGCCGTTTATCAACTTGCTGGCTGTTTCATTCAGCAGCAGCGCAGCTGTATCTGCGGGGAGTGTTACGTTCTGGCCTGTGGAATTTACGACAAAAGCCTATGAATTTGCATTAACGGGAGGATCATTTTTCTCCTCTCTCTGGGTAGCCATTCAACGAACGGTTATCGGAACGTTGGTGAATCTGGTTCTGATCGTACTCACGGCTTATCCCCTCTCCAAATCAAAACAAAAATTGATGGGGCGTAATATCTATATGGGATTTTTCATAATAACCATGTTATTCAGTGGAGGATTAATTCCAACCTATCTCGTGGTCGTCAAAATGGGACTAATCGATTCCATATGGTCTCTGATCCTGCCTGGAGCTCTCCCCGTATTCAGTATGATTATCCTCATGAATTTCATTCGGGGGCTGCCCGAGGAAATTGAAGAATCAGCAATTATCGATGGTGCTGGGCCTGTACAGGTATTGCTTCGTATTCTACTCCCACTTCTCAAGCCCGCTCTCGCTACGGTTGGTTTGTTCAGCATCGTTGCCCACTGGAATTCGTGGTTCGATGGCATTATCTATATGAACAATCCAGACAATTATCCATTGCAAAGCTACCTCCAGACCCTCCTGCAAAGTTTTGAGCAAATCATGCTCAAATCTGGGTCAGATTATACGCAGCTGTTGTCCATGATGAACGCCAGAACGGGGCGCGCCGCTCAGATGTTCCTGGGTGCCATTCCGATTTTACTCGTGTATCCGTTTTTACAAAAATATTTCACCAAAGGTTTGGTGCTAGGTAGCGTCAAAGGGTGA
- a CDS encoding extracellular solute-binding protein, with protein sequence MNKKTKALVLSVCMSTLLLAACSNGSGADKGSTTDTDSNEAGTTTIHTVTSEYTSAKYPKGDDITNNVWIKRYKEKFNIDVKTDWVSDEYDTKLNLAIASNDLPDVFRVNPSQLRQLVEADMVMDLSEAFDQHASDRLKGYMEADADSYESGKKDGKLYGIPQMHWGLIEQPDFIWIRNDWKEELGLQDPKSVEDIKNIALKFMEKHGGYGIAVDQSLDYLNLLAIAWNAHPDMWMEDSNGKLVYGSVQPEMKNALAEWSEWYKRGIIDPEFAIKDFNAMNADIVAGKVGMQPYYQWWGYNPGVDTVSNLGKDAIFYPYIIPTVDGKEAKQSIFFANNNYIVMKKGFKSPEEVIKILNDYAYIVDEGNGKESTETLSALLDNDIAHVVGAFRVLNPNSDYEQFEAVSAALQSKDTSGLTTSGMWQKYNNSVEFMENATPGAVGDYLQQGAPKNAYGLAKKVLDSENYTKTALWGVTPEILSSYGTTLDDILTEGFTKIIMGSESIDYFDVIVQNWLAAGGDNATQAVNEAYGKK encoded by the coding sequence ATGAACAAGAAAACGAAAGCCTTAGTCTTGTCTGTGTGCATGTCAACCTTATTACTCGCAGCCTGTAGCAATGGAAGCGGTGCTGATAAAGGTTCAACAACGGACACGGATTCCAACGAGGCTGGAACGACAACCATTCATACCGTAACATCAGAATACACTTCTGCAAAATATCCAAAGGGCGACGATATCACCAACAATGTATGGATTAAGCGATACAAAGAGAAGTTTAATATCGATGTCAAAACAGACTGGGTTAGCGATGAGTACGATACAAAACTCAATTTGGCTATCGCATCGAACGATCTTCCTGACGTATTCAGAGTTAATCCATCACAATTGAGACAGTTAGTCGAAGCAGATATGGTCATGGACCTTTCCGAGGCCTTTGATCAACACGCTTCAGATCGTCTCAAAGGTTATATGGAAGCAGATGCAGACAGTTACGAATCTGGAAAGAAGGACGGTAAGCTGTACGGGATACCACAGATGCACTGGGGATTAATTGAACAACCAGACTTCATCTGGATTCGGAACGACTGGAAAGAAGAATTGGGACTCCAAGATCCGAAATCTGTGGAAGACATCAAAAATATCGCACTAAAATTCATGGAAAAGCACGGTGGTTATGGTATAGCGGTAGACCAATCCTTGGATTACCTCAACCTGCTCGCCATTGCATGGAATGCGCATCCGGATATGTGGATGGAGGATAGCAATGGAAAACTCGTGTACGGCTCCGTGCAGCCTGAGATGAAAAATGCGCTGGCTGAGTGGTCAGAATGGTACAAGCGAGGCATCATTGATCCGGAATTTGCAATCAAAGACTTTAATGCGATGAACGCGGATATCGTAGCCGGCAAAGTGGGAATGCAACCTTATTACCAATGGTGGGGTTATAATCCGGGTGTCGACACAGTATCCAATCTGGGTAAGGACGCTATCTTCTACCCTTATATCATCCCTACCGTTGATGGAAAAGAAGCCAAACAATCCATTTTCTTCGCCAACAACAATTATATCGTTATGAAAAAGGGATTCAAAAGCCCTGAAGAAGTAATCAAAATTTTGAACGACTATGCTTATATTGTGGATGAAGGCAATGGCAAGGAATCCACAGAAACGTTATCCGCCTTACTGGACAACGATATTGCCCATGTTGTTGGAGCGTTCCGTGTACTTAATCCGAATTCCGATTACGAGCAATTTGAGGCGGTCTCCGCTGCCCTCCAATCCAAGGATACCAGTGGACTCACGACTTCGGGAATGTGGCAAAAATATAACAACAGTGTTGAATTCATGGAGAATGCAACCCCAGGAGCAGTTGGTGATTATTTGCAACAAGGGGCTCCAAAGAATGCGTATGGTCTTGCCAAGAAAGTACTGGACAGCGAGAACTATACAAAGACGGCCCTATGGGGTGTTACGCCAGAAATACTTTCAAGCTACGGTACAACCTTGGATGATATCCTGACCGAAGGTTTCACCAAGATCATTATGGGTAGTGAAAGTATCGATTATTTCGATGTTATTGTCCAGAATTGGCTTGCAGCCGGAGGTGATAACGCAACCCAGGCAGTGAATGAAGCCTACGGGAAGAAATAA
- a CDS encoding cache domain-containing sensor histidine kinase, with the protein MKHVRPFRIKYKIMVICMTVIILPVLVMTINSYYSSERLLAQNYTALLNDLAKQTNIRIDEFLKEIEKISLLASNGLSDNLSATHEGSFPIQDFLREGDEQHEIAAYNILMNYIMMKDRVFSIYLYNMNGGQDLFVSPHQPIDPNFKVANELWFKKFMHDKDRTITLTTRIDEQLENKILAVSHARKIHDVTSGKLLGVIVVSIDIKFIEIVNRNLQEGLRSRFMIVDEDDKIVYNVNERLIGTLFRDNVRPPESLNVVVTSPLSQQKWTTYLYMPLDELTADGKILGRNLVTLAIVIVLFAAVISIFLSHVITTPIKKLLRNIALVEKGQFEQVEPIGSRDEIGHLSIRFNRMSHELKRLVERMQQEEIEKAKAEMRALHDQIKPHFLYNTLGSVKWIASMQQADKIVEMTDALISMLRYATKSDGTLVTIREELDNITNYVTIQNVRYYDCIQMRYEIEDRLLNYRMPKMILQPIVENAIFHGLAELEEDGIITIRIQSQLDEVVIEICDNGVGMDHHTMQNLLEEKPGASTGTNGIGLHNVQRRIQLHFGKPYGIQVESKMGEGTIFSILLPAIIEAK; encoded by the coding sequence ATGAAGCATGTTCGGCCCTTCCGAATCAAGTACAAAATTATGGTGATCTGTATGACGGTCATTATCCTTCCGGTATTGGTGATGACAATCAACTCGTATTACTCCTCAGAGCGGTTATTGGCACAGAACTATACAGCGTTACTAAACGATCTGGCCAAACAAACGAATATTCGCATTGACGAGTTCCTCAAGGAGATTGAGAAAATTTCGCTGCTCGCCAGCAATGGGCTTAGTGACAATCTGTCTGCGACTCATGAAGGGAGTTTTCCGATCCAGGATTTCCTGCGAGAGGGTGATGAACAACATGAGATTGCCGCATACAATATTCTGATGAATTACATCATGATGAAAGACCGCGTATTCTCCATTTACCTCTACAATATGAACGGGGGGCAAGACCTTTTTGTCAGTCCACATCAACCCATTGATCCAAACTTCAAAGTAGCAAACGAATTGTGGTTTAAAAAGTTCATGCATGATAAGGATCGAACCATTACCCTCACAACACGAATCGACGAGCAATTGGAGAATAAAATACTGGCAGTGTCACACGCTCGCAAAATTCATGATGTGACTAGTGGAAAACTGCTTGGCGTGATCGTTGTCAGCATTGATATCAAATTCATTGAAATCGTCAATCGAAACTTGCAGGAAGGACTACGCTCCAGATTCATGATTGTTGATGAGGATGACAAGATCGTATATAACGTTAACGAACGATTAATCGGGACACTGTTCCGGGACAACGTTCGTCCGCCTGAATCACTCAATGTCGTGGTGACCAGTCCACTTAGTCAGCAAAAATGGACAACTTACTTATATATGCCTTTGGATGAGCTGACTGCTGATGGCAAAATATTGGGCCGTAATCTGGTGACGCTTGCCATAGTCATTGTTCTTTTTGCTGCCGTCATATCCATCTTTTTATCTCACGTGATCACAACTCCCATTAAAAAACTGCTACGGAATATCGCTCTAGTCGAGAAAGGTCAGTTTGAACAAGTTGAACCTATTGGCTCAAGAGACGAGATTGGACATTTATCCATTCGATTTAACAGAATGTCGCATGAATTGAAGCGGTTGGTCGAACGGATGCAGCAGGAAGAAATAGAGAAAGCCAAGGCCGAGATGCGTGCGCTCCATGACCAGATCAAGCCTCATTTTCTGTATAACACACTGGGGTCGGTGAAATGGATTGCCTCAATGCAGCAGGCTGATAAAATCGTGGAAATGACCGATGCACTAATCTCGATGCTCCGCTATGCAACAAAATCCGATGGAACCCTCGTAACCATTCGTGAGGAACTTGATAATATAACGAATTACGTAACGATCCAGAATGTCAGGTATTACGATTGTATTCAGATGAGATACGAGATTGAGGATAGACTGCTAAATTATCGCATGCCCAAAATGATCCTGCAGCCGATTGTGGAGAATGCGATTTTTCATGGTCTGGCCGAACTGGAAGAAGACGGAATCATCACCATTCGGATTCAATCACAGCTGGATGAAGTTGTGATCGAGATCTGCGATAATGGTGTTGGTATGGATCACCATACGATGCAGAATCTATTGGAAGAGAAGCCCGGTGCAAGTACGGGAACGAATGGGATTGGATTGCATAATGTGCAGCGGCGGATTCAGCTTCATTTTGGTAAACCTTATGGAATACAGGTGGAGAGTAAAATGGGTGAAGGTACCATTTTCTCCATTCTGCTGCCTGCCATCATAGAAGCCAAATAG